The sequence tgaaaggagagacaggagggaagaacctgtacctgtccactgttggccAGCTCGTCCACGGACAGCGAGTTGTCCAGACGCAGACCCAGTCCGAAGTCACACAGGACACAGGTGAGGTCCCCCTTCACCAGGATGTTGGAGCTCTTGATGTCCCGGTGGACGATGGGCACCTTGTAGCGTCCACACAACGTGTGGTCACTGTGTAGGTGGGCCACGCCCCTTGCCAGCGACCCGCCCAGCACCCACAGGTCGTCCCAGCTGATGACGTGGCGCGTCAGGTACTCCTGGAGGTTGCCCCGGGGGTGGTAGGCCGTGATCAGCCAATACTGTTTCTCCACCTTGTGGTCCTCTGCGGTCAGGAAGTGCAGGACGTTCTCGTGGCGCAGGTCGGCGTTCGAGAAGATGTCCTTCTCGTTCTTCCACGAGGCATATTCCTCGTCTGCGAAAATTTTGACGGCGACGGTCTCAAAGTGTTCGCCAGCTCCAGTGGCGCCCTGCTTCAGCTTGGCCTTGTAGACCTCGGCGAAgcggccctttcccacctgggcgTCCAGCTCGATGGGGAGGAGTTCCGTGTTGTGGTTGAGGTTGTTGGCGTGCGTGGAGCTGCTGTCCGAGCCGTCGTCGTCCATCATGATGGCGTGGGCATCACTGAAGTCGAGCGGCGTCTTCTTGCGCTTGGCACCGGCGCGGCGCTGGTGGTAGATGCGGTACCAATAGAAGGATGTGATGACCAGCACGGCCAGAACCagcagaggaaccaggctgaccAGGATCACCGACACCACCTGGGAATCTAGGGAGTCTAGGGTGGAGAGGTAAgacgagagaaaaagagacaacaaggtagatgtTATAGATTAGTTATACAATACATTGCCTATTCAGTATAAATATTGTAGAATATACCTATtctgtaacatacagtaggcccACCACCTAGTTAGGTATATTCTACAATACTTTTAAAATGATCCACCTCTACAATTATTAGAAGTCTTCAGCCATCATAATCTACTCTGAAACTTGAGCATATTTTCACAATGACCTTTTCACTCACTATGAGTAGCTGGACTGGCCATGAAGGTGAAGATCAAAGAATTGTCTGTTTGTTTATTGAACTTAAGAGCCCACTGCATAAAAACCAATGACCACAAAGGACTATATGGGATACATGATGTGGGCAGTAGCCTATACTTTGATGTTTGACATTTCAGTTGCACTTGAACgtcatactgtacattacactcCAACTCCTTCAGCACTAGGAAATCAATAGGAAGTAGCCAAGTAGCTATATCGTCTCAGAGCATCTAGCTACGCGCAACGTAGCCTGCTTCTTTCCAGCAAAGCAGAGGAACCTAACATTTCCATGAGGAATGTCAGTAAGCATCTCGAAGCTATGAAGCTGAAGTTAGCTTGCTGGTCTGTTAAACACACAAATAGGCTGAACCATGCCCCAGTCAACCACATATTGTGTTCCCTTTATAGACCTAGTCTATGTCTGATTCTTATACTTTTAAGGAGTGATGTCGGTGTCTGCTAGACAGAGTAATCTGGTGAACGTTTATGTTTATGCTATGTTTATGATCCTATTTCTGGGGTTGGCAGAAGTCTCgtaaaaacataataaaacacaaCATGTCACGTGCAATTCCAGATCCCAGATCAGTTAGGATTTAAAGGATCGTAAATGAGTCCTTAACACGTTGTCTGAACAGGCAGAATGTGACAAGTGCTGCTGGGGTTCTATAAATACAGACAGAGATATTAGGAACATGTTTGGCAGtggaggattgtgtgtgtgcgtgcgcgcgtgtgtgtgtgcgcatgcatttgtgtgtgtttgtatgtctaCGAATGTTTCTGTGCATAGAGAACAGCAAGTACCCGTCAAGCCCTCACTCACTCGCTCCTTTTTTTCAGACAGGAAACCACATGTCTGAAATCTTCCACCGTGGCCTCAGCGGAGTTTGTTTTCTTTTtcgaagagcgagagagaggagatccGTCACAACAAACCTGTCCCTGTGCCTCTGCCATCTCTCAGTAGATACGGCCCACAAAGGAAAGCTTCCTAGTTACTAACACCACTTAGGGCCAGGTTTGAGAATATCAATTGTATTAATACATGCACGAGCTGTTTTTCACCATTCATTGTTGTGTGGTGAACATGAAGTTAGACCGTGTGCAGCAGAGCTATCCATCTTCCGCAGTGAGGGGAAATGTATTTCCATGACATTGATGTTCCCGGTGTGCGGGATGCTTTTAACTTTGGGCTCCGGGAAAGTAAAGTCTGGAAAATGTATCTCTGTGTTATTACTGCTTGGATGCTGTagtcaaaatacatttgattCCAAAATTGTAACGAAAGACTACAGCCAAAAGCCCTCGGCGATGCAAAACCTTTTTGCAATCTTGTATTTGGTGGGTGTACAACAGTACACACATGTCAGCATTCATGTGTGACACCTTACATGACAACCTAATAAGGAATTGCATAATTGTTTAGTACAACATATGGTCGAAGAACATGTGTGAGTTACGTCAAAAGTGTTATTAAACTATATGATCAATTGTCATAGTTAGCCTACATAACACAATCAGCCATGGCATAACAGGTGACATAGCATCACATAGGGACTCACAGAAGGTGAAGAAGACACGTTTGTTGCACTCGTTTGACCAATCATAATGCCAACAAAAGGCATGACATAACAGGTGACATAGCACTGCACAACAGGTGACATAACCCTACATAGGGACTCACAGGGGGTGAAGAAAAGGTGGTCGTTGCACTCGTCCTCGGAGCAGGAGCAGATGAAGAACTGGGAGCCCATGTtattcctctccctcatctcacACTTGCTGTTGTTATAGTCCTCCAGCACCAGACCATGTAGCTTATGGGCTGGGTTGTGGCATATCGTGTCTATGGTGACGTTGTTGTCTTTCTTCCTCCTGGAAACAAGACAACAGGAGCAATTAGTTCCACTCCAATTAAGTTTTATTAAACAGAGAGAACATTTAAGCTAGTGATTAAATACAGTAATAACTGGGAAAATAACTTTTAAAAACTTAGAAAACACAGTCTAAGCATTATGGTAATGATTTGATACAGAGGTCAGGTTAGGTTGTACAGAATGTATCCCCCAGTTACAAAATACCGCCGTACACGTGCAGTGAATAATCCTGAAGGTGCACAAATGGACCTACAAATGGGATACTCAGGTCTC is a genomic window of Oncorhynchus keta strain PuntledgeMale-10-30-2019 chromosome 19, Oket_V2, whole genome shotgun sequence containing:
- the LOC118398317 gene encoding TGF-beta receptor type-2-like codes for the protein MELLRFSAFWWGTIMFGSILLEQKMASSMTMLKLKLLCKFCDVESTSCTGTGNCMADCSITSICPHPEDVCVSIWRKKDNNVTIDTICHNPAHKLHGLVLEDYNNSKCEMRERNNMGSQFFICSCSEDECNDHLFFTPYSLDSQVVSVILVSLVPLLVLAVLVITSFYWYRIYHQRRAGAKRKKTPLDFSDAHAIMMDDDGSDSSSTHANNLNHNTELLPIELDAQVGKGRFAEVYKAKLKQGATGAGEHFETVAVKIFADEEYASWKNEKDIFSNADLRHENVLHFLTAEDHKVEKQYWLITAYHPRGNLQEYLTRHVISWDDLWVLGGSLARGVAHLHSDHTLCGRYKVPIVHRDIKSSNILVKGDLTCVLCDFGLGLRLDNSLSVDELANSGQVGTARYMAPEVLESRINLENIESFKQTDVYSMALVLWEITSRCNAIGEVKDYEPPFGKVREHPCVESMKDSVLRDRGRPEIPNSWINHPGIQVVCGTIDECWDHDPEARLTAQCVAERFNDMEHPDKLSGRSNSEEKIPQDVSVTEIEEIEK